From the Prunus dulcis chromosome 4, ALMONDv2, whole genome shotgun sequence genome, one window contains:
- the LOC117625796 gene encoding protein ENHANCED DOWNY MILDEW 2-like: MASSDGEAEALPSTVSNYHFMDDRDEPISFHVLPIQWSEGERQGGKKVKIFLHGTVDDGIQKIYKHVIAWKFDLSKGKPEIFVLSKENNWLRLLKPRKSFEDTVRSILIMVQFLHYVKRNPETSYKSLCTHLSKVFSLYDVRHSHNDLLDHILLIRDSVERDDALARSKFLVNFLGEKPAKRQLSDEDIQGTNDLRFVDNHIEHDMNDGAENESSDIDSLFSSVCAFCDDGGDLLCCEGRCLRSFHPTVESAVGSDCKSLGFTKDEVDATQNYFCKNCKYKQHQCFACGKLGPSDKSSGAEVVPCFSAICGRFYHPRCVAKLLHRDNGVSAEELEKKIAMGGSFTCPIHKCCVCKQGENKKERDLQFAVCMRCPKSYHRKCLPRKIAFAKGGGSDGERLLIPRAWEGLLPKRILIYCTKHEMNEEGRTIIRDHLKFPDVEVKKNVTEENKKILTSESLVGREKVVSKKMVSLDELYRVTIPTERSEQKQKPSAEEVGGRNGDKVFSGFDSLRKVTINTASKKELKTFTSEEKKTPVGEHKWSSSKSNGEGECQKSLGHGNKRGNATLGKLQHGGKERHRRGIVEISSVNKRRGIANQHSELSETGNMQFGMSSGGTKLNIPVDTGSCSQVCTCRQQVPDLARCNLVGQDSVYDRIGLRSSTCGHQGLAAESFSGMKPLSMVPYAPQCNINCSMPTALVNSYGPGERKPGYLGNPLGFAPGPHQNYSVHNSAGWLDE; this comes from the exons ATGGCATCCTCAGATGGCGAAGCCGAAGCTCTGCCATCTACTGtgtcaaattaccattttatGGATGACAGAGACGAACCCATATCATTTCATGTTCTGCCCATTCAATGGAGTGAAGGTGAGAGGCAGGGTGGCAAGAAAGTTAAGATTTTTCTGCATGGAACTGTTGATGATGGGATTCAGAAGATATATAAGCATGTTATAGCTTGGAAGTTTGACCTTTCCAAGGGAAAGCCCGAGATTTTTGTACTCTCCAAGGAAAATAATTGGCTTAGGCTTCTGAAGCCGAGGAAGAGCTTTGAGGACACGGTCCGGTCAATCTTGATAATGGTTCAGTTCCTTCATTATGTGAAGAGAAATCCTGAAACATCCTACAAATCGTTGTGTACTCACTTGTCTAAAGTTTTCAG CTTGTATGACGTCAGGCATTCTCATAATGATCTGCTGGATCACATTCTGTTGATACGTGATTCTGTTGAACGGGATGATGCCTTAGCAAGGTCCAAG tttttggtgaattttctTGGAGAGAAGCCCGCAAAGAGGCAACTATCTGATGAG GACATTCAAGGTACAAATGATCTCAGATTTGTGGATAATCATATAGAACATGATATGAATGATGGTGCAGAAAATGAGTCCAGTGACATTGATAGCCTGTTTAGCTCTGTCTGTGCTTTCTGCGATGATGGTGGTGATCTCTTGTG TTGTGAAGGGAGGTGCCTAAGGTCTTTTCACCCAACTGTAGAGTCTGCTGTGGgttctgattgcaaatctctTGGCTTTACCAAGGATGAAGTAGAT GCGACGCAAAATTACTTTTGCAAGAACTGTAAATATAAACAGCACCAGTGCTTTGCTTGTGGGAAGCTAGGTCCCTCTGATAAATCTTCAGGTGCAGAG GTTGTTCCATGTTTTTCGGCAATCTGTGGTCGATTTTACCATCCACGATGTGTTGCAAAATTGCTTCATCGAGATAATGGAGTTTCTGCCGAAGAACTTGAGAAAAAGATTGCTATGGGGGGGTCTTTTACATGTCCGATTCACAAGTGCTGCGTTTGTAAACAAGGAGAGAATAAGAAGGAGAGGGATTTGCAGTTTGCTGTGTGCATGCGTTGTCCTAAATCGTACCACAGGAAATGCTTGCCAAG AAAGATTGCTTTTGCAAAGGGAGGAGGAAGTGATGGAGAACGGCTATTAATACCAAGAGCATGGGAAGGTCTATTACCTAAACGCATTCTTATATATTGCAC AAAACATGAAATGAATGAAGAGGGCAGAACTATTATAAGGGACCACTTAAAATTCCCTGATGTTGAAGTGAAGAAGAATGTTacagaagaaaataagaaaattttgacATCAGAGTCCCTCgtagggagagagaaagttgtGTCTAAGAAAATGGTTTCCTTGGATGAATTATATAGGGTAACAATTCCTACTGAAAGATCTGAGCAGAAGCAGAAGCCATCTGCTGAGGAAGTGGGTGGTAGAAATGGGGATAAAGTATTTTCTGGGTTTGACAGTTTGAGAAAGGTGACAATAAATACTGCATCTAAAAAAGAACTGAAGACTTTCACCTCTGAGGAAAAGAAGACTCCAGTGGGCGAACATAAATGGAGCTCCTCTAAGAGCAATGGTGAAGGAGAATGTCAGAAGAGTCTCGGCCATGGGAATAAGCGAGGCAATGCGACATTAGGAAAGCTGCAGCATGGTGGCAAAGAAAGGCACAGAAGAGGAATTGTTGAGATTTCATCAGTGAACAAGCGTCGTGGCATTGCTAATCAGCATTCTGAGTTGAGTGAGACTGGTAATATGCAGTTTGGAATGTCTAGTGGTGGAACCAAGCTCAACATTCCTGTTGACACAGGATCTTGCTCACAGGTTTGCACGTGTAGGCAACAAGTTCCTGATCTTGCACGATGTAATTTAGTGGGTCAGGATTCTGTTTATGACCGGATTGGTTTGCGGTCTTCTACTTGTGGCCATCAAGGTCTGGCAGCTGAGTCATTTTCTGGAATGAAGCCATTATCTATGGTGCCGTATGCACCTCAATGTAATATTAACTGCTCAATGCCAACTGCTTTAGTTAACAGTTATGGTCCCGGAGAGCGTAAACCTGGCTACCTTGGCAATCCTTTGGGTTTTGCCCCTGGCCCTCACCAGAACTACTCAGTCCATAATTCAGCAGGTTGGCTGGATGAGTAA
- the LOC117624686 gene encoding fimbrin-1-like, translated as MSSYGGVIISDQWLQSQFTQVELRSLISKFNSVKNHNGKVMAGDLPPLMVKLKAFRDMYSEEDIRGTLSGLGSNFSDEIDFESFLKAYLNLQGQTTAKLGGSKNSSSFLKATTTTLLHTISESERASYVAHINSYLGDDPFLKQYLPLDPATNDLFNLAKDGVLLCKLINVAVPGTIDERAINTKRVLNPWERNENHTLCLNSAKAIGCTVVNIGTQDLIEGRPHLVLGLISQIIKIQLLADLNLKKTPQLVELVEDSNDVEELLSLPPEKVLLKWMNFHLQKAGYKKPVSNFSSDVKDGEAYAYLLNVLAPEHCNPATLDAKPNERAKLVLDHAERMNCKRYLSPKDILEGSSNLNLAFVAQIFHERNGLTTDSKKISFAEMMTDDVQTSREERCFRLWINSLGIATYVNNVFEDVRNGWILLEVLDKVSPGSVNWKQASKPPIKMPFRKVENCNQVVKIGKQLKFSLVNVAGNDIVQGNKKLILAFLWQLMRFNILQLLRNLRSRSQGKEMTDADILNWANNKVKSTGRTSRMESFKDKSLSNGIFFLELLSAVEPRVVNWNLVTKGESAEEKKLNATYIVSVARKLGCSIFLLPEDIMEVNQKMLLTLTASIMFWSLQQAVDDTEISLSPVDASPATSINGEDESSSSLGGEISNLSIDDTASDTTVTSQFENEGSTASTPLGDGIRAEEKGCIAVQ; from the exons ATGTCAAGTTACGGGGGTGTTATCATTTCCGATCAATGGCTCCAAAGCCAGTTCACGCAGGTTGAGCTACGCAGTCTGATCTCCAAA TTTAATTCAGTGAAGAATCACAATGGTAAAGTTATGGCTGGAGATCTACCACCTTTAATGGTGAAATTAAAGGCTTTTAGAGATATGTATTCCGAGGAGGACATTAGGGGTACCTTAAGTGGGCTGGGTTCTAATTTCAGTGATGAGATTGATTTTGAATCCTTCCTTAAG GCATACTTGAATTTGCAAGGTCAAACTACAGCTAAATTGGGTGGTTCGAAAAACTCTTCATCGTTCCTGAAGGCCACCACAACCACCCTCCTTCACACAATCAGTGAATCAGAGAGAGCATCTTATGTGGCTCACATAAACAGTTATCTTGGGGATGATCCGTTCCTAAAGCAGTATCTCCCATTAGACCCAGCTACAAATGATCTATTCAACCTTGCAAAAGATGGAGTTCTCCTATG TAAGCTTATAAATGTTGCTGTGCCTGGGACAATAGATGAACGAGCAATTAACACCAAACGGGTCCTCAACCCATGGGAGAGGAATGAAAACCATACTCTTTGCCTTAACTCTGCCAAGGCCATTGGCTGCACAGTGGTTAACATAGGCACACAGGACCTTATTGAAGGAAGA CCTCATCTGGTATTGGGGTTGATTTCCCAAATTATAAAG ATCCAACTGTTGGCAGATCTCAACCTTAAGAAGACGCCTCAACTTGTGGAATTGGTGGAGGATAGCAAT GATGTTGAAGAGCTTTTGAGTTTACCCCCCGAGAAGGTCTTATTGaaatggatgaatttccatcTCCAAAAAGCAGGCTATAAGAAACCTGTTTCAAACTTTTCCTCTGATGTGAAG GATGGAGAAGCTTATGCTTACTTACTTAATGTTCTTGCTCCGGAACACTGCAATCCTGCCACTTTGGATGCCAAACCCAATGAAAGGGCAAAATTGGTTCTTGACCATGCTGAGAGAATGAACTGCAAAAGATACTTATCCCCAAAAGACATTCTTGAGGGTTCTTCAAACTTAAATCTGGCATTTGTGGCACAAATATTCCATGAAAG GAATGGCCTCACTACAGATAGCAAGAAGATTTCTTTTGCCGAGATGATGACAGATGATGTGCAAACATCAAGAGAAGAGAGATGCTTCCGTCTGTGGATCAACAGTCTAGGCATTGCTACTTATGTTAATAATGTATTTGAGGATGTGAGAAATGG ATGGATACTCTTAGAAGTGCTTGATAAGGTTTCTCCAGGATCAGTTAACTGGAAGCAAGCATCAAAACCTCCAATTAAGATGCCGTTTAGAAAAGTAGAGAATTGCAATCAAGTTGTAAAGATTGGGAAGCAATTGAAATTTTCGCTGGTGAATGTAGCTGGAAATGATATTGTGCAGGGAAATAAGAAGCTCATACTTG cttTCCTATGGCAGTTGATGAGGTTTAATATTCTTCAACTTTTGAGGAATCTAAGATCTCGCTCTCAAGGAAAGGAGATGACAGATGCTGATATTTTAAATTGGGCTAACAACAAAGTCAAAAGCACTGGCAGGACTTCTCGAATGGAGAGTTTTAAG GATAAGAGCCTATCAAATGGGATTTTCTTCCTTGAGCTTCTCAGTGCTGTAGAGCCTAGGGTTGTCAACTGGAACCTTGTTACTAAGGGTGAAAGTG CTGAAGAAAAGAAGTTGAATGCTACGTACATAGTCAGTGTTGCACGAAAGCTTGGTTGCTCCATTTTCTTGTTGCCTGAGGACATCATGGAG GTGAACCAGAAGATGCTTCTGACCCTAACAGCCAGCATTATGTTTTGGAGCTTGCAACAAGCAGTTGATGACACAGAAATATCACTGTCCCCTGTTGATGCGTCACCGGCAACATCTATCAATGGAGAGGATGAAAGCTCCTCTTCCCTTGGTGGTGAAATTTCAAACTTAAGTATTGATGACACTGCCTCTGACACTACAGTCACTTCCCAGTTTGAGAATGAGGGCAGCACTGCCAGCACTCCTTTGGGAGACGGGATCAGGGCGGAAGAGAAAGGGTGCATAGCTGTTCAGTAG